Part of the Periophthalmus magnuspinnatus isolate fPerMag1 chromosome 23, fPerMag1.2.pri, whole genome shotgun sequence genome, ACCACAGTTAacgaacagaaggaaaatggtacatgcaataaaacaagataatagataaatagcttaaaataatttaaaaaatagacttaaaaaataaactaaaaatagactctaatgtaacaatAGATTTCCTacctttatttaatttaatttttatttttattttgagggtaCTGTTGAATATACTTGATGCATACTCCGGAACAGTAGGTGGCGGTAATGCTCCTTTTAAGATGATTTTGCCAACCgctgtaaaacaacaaaaagaagaagtTAGGTCGCTGAAACCTAGCATCCTTGATTTAGCTGCCTCTTTATTCATCACAATCTCTGTACTAATTGGCCTCGATTTGTCTAAAAGTGCTCGATTGTAACATAAGCAATCCGACACACCAGTCTAGAAGATGTCCACTGCTCTGGAGAGCTACATAAACCGTATCCTTGAACCTAAGTCCACGCTGTATAATGAATGGATGCTAGTTAGCTTATTCCTGTTAGGCTCAATGCTCAAATTGACATGTTTAAATTTATGTGATGAAAATGTTTTGTGCAGATTGTTATTATGTGTTTTAGTATCTTATCATCAAAGTATTGTTCTggtaaaaatgttttcttaaccTGGATGTGTCAGGCACTGTGGCTATTGTCACATCTGATGGACGCATGATCGTAGTAAGTTTATTTCCTAATGCATTTACTACATTGCAGGATACATAAGGCTTAATAGACGcatttgtgtttgtatgtttgtgtaccAGTATATccattttacagtaaaaatgagatgactagaataatcagataacccaataAATGGATCTGATTAGTGTGTGTTACATGCACAAGAAGACTACATCCGATTTCTCTATGATGATAATGAAAgggaaaatgtaaaattttaacatgacatttcaataatgtgataactctagAAATCAGATGATGATCAGATTTTCGGTGTGTAAACATAGCCACTGTTTCTGTTCCAGTGCACACTACAGAATACTTATTTAATACTAAGTTACTTTCTACAGACATTCTTTGTGTGGTTCTGCTTGTATTGAACAATATGGTGTTGAACAAAATGGTACAATCTTAAAATAGGCCTATGTCTTTGTGTCTGTAGGGCACCCTGAAAGGCTTTGATCAGACCATCAACTTGATCCTGGATGAGAGCCATGAGCGAGTGTTCAGTTCTAGTCAAGGCGTGGAGCAGGTGGTCCTGGGACTATACATTGTTCGAGGCGATAATGTGTAAGTCACTTTCAACTATTTACACACATCACACTGAACTCTAAATTTCTGGTGCAATACTAGGTTAATTCTTGGGCATTGCAGGGCAGTGATTGGTGAGATTGATGAAGAGACGGACTCCACACTGGATTTAGGAAACATTAGAGCTGAACCATTGAACTCTGTTGTGCACTGACCACGGGAGTGTTTCTGAAAATAACAACTCTAAGGACTGATGATTTAGACAAATTTCTTCCTGTAATCAGCAgcattgcatttttttgtttgtttggtcttttataaataaaagaGTGTCTTCTTTAAAGAGTTTGATAGATGTCTCTTTTCACACTGTCGTTGAATAAAGTCTATCCATTGAACATTATTATTGAGCcaatgttaaaggtgcaatatgtatgTGCAAGATTAACTTTAtctctggagacaagcaagtgactaAACTCAgttcagttacaggtcagatgtgtggaaAGTCGACCATGCAgtaagaaggcatgtttttaGGCATTCCTgagcaataaaataattatttaaattcAAGATAAATAAGTGTTATTATATTCTAAAAGACTTTGAGcagtgcaataacatctccacctccagttatgtaaaaaaaagtaataatgtaATTAgtctgaatgaatgaatattgtttatttgagcagagcagacataataaaaaaaacaaaaacaaaaaaaacagtgtacACCCAAATCCCAAGTTTTGTACAatgctcaaaaggagtaagcaaaagtaaaatactTGTGAGCGCTTACCCCCCATATTTAACTAAGTCACACCATTTAGATTTCATTGCAGTAGCAAACATAGATACATTCCTTCACCAtctgtgagtgtgtatgtatgtagtgtgtatgtgtataacaTCCACACATGCCCACACACACCGggtgtgcgtgtgcatgtgtatgcaagtaaagtgtatgtgtgtatcattcaaacacatgcacatacacaccgggtgtgcatgtgcatgcatGTAATGTGTGCGCATAATGTGTACGGAGATTAAAGACTCACTAAATTGCAGTTCATACAAAGTACATTGCGGCAGTAGATAATGAATGACAGAGAATTGTTAACAACCAACAAATTGATGAGTATTCATAGTTTTACTATGATCCTTCTTTAGTAGCATAGTTTTTGAATATAGGCGGTTGAATTGATTTGGCAAGTTCTGGCCCAATCTCGACAAAGTACTTATTGAATCCTTCAGCCACTTCTTGCATGTTTACGATTGTCTTATCATTGTGTTTATAATATTCAGCAATGCAATTGTTTTTTGGCCTTGCACCAATGATCTCATTTAATACTTTCCAGAAGCCTTTAATATTGTTTAAGTCCTATAGtagtttttcttacatttcctCATTAtatctgttaatttatttttatactttttgtatCTAATTTCAGATTCCTTGGTTTTAGTCTTAatggatttttttatattagtctTACAGTCAACTACACTTAGTTTAAggaaatatgtattttattggTGCAAGCATTCTTTGATTACATTATATAATTTGCAGCTGACAGCATAAATTGTGCTTCAAAACCAACCAGGCGGGATAATTTCTTGAACTAAATTTTGTTTCTGGTATTTTGTGTTCTTCTCTGATATGACCAAACTGTTCTGCAGCTGGGCTATTTGTTCTTCAGTTGGAGCTGGTGTCTCATAGTGAAGCCTCAACCAGGGCAAATCTATATTAGAAATGagtaagaaaatatataattaatagaactgaacataaacaaaaatgtgtccATATTATGTTCTTTACCCTTTGACACCTTGTCACCCAGCGACACCAGGAGCTCAGCACCTACACTGTGATTAATTTTTTCACCAACAATGGTTCGTCCTGCTCCCAGTTTATGGAGGATTTGGGCCAAACACATGCCATCTATATCCACAACCACACCTGGGACAACAGTACAAAAGTAAGACATCAGAGTCAGGCAAGCACACAAGAAATCACATCAGTCTACAGCAGTCTACAAGT contains:
- the lsm8 gene encoding LSM8 homolog, U6 small nuclear RNA associated, yielding MSTALESYINRTVAIVTSDGRMIVGTLKGFDQTINLILDESHERVFSSSQGVEQVVLGLYIVRGDNVAVIGEIDEETDSTLDLGNIRAEPLNSVVH